The Paenibacillus thermoaerophilus genome contains the following window.
CGCCAGAAGCAAAGGATACCAGCCGGAGCGGGGACATGCGGCCTCGCTGAAAGAGATCGGGACGACGTTTATCGATTGCATCTGGGCGTTTCTCTTCCCGATCCTGCTGATTGTAGGTTTGCGCTTCGGCCTGTTCACGCCTTCGGAGGCCGGCGCTTTCGCCGTGGTCTATGCCATTGTCATCGGCCTGCTCGTGTACAGGGAATTTACCTGGAAGAAGTTCGTCAAAACCCTGGAGGATACGGCGCTCGACATCGGCATGATCATGCTGCTGATCGCCTTGTCGTCGATTTTCAGCTACGGGTTGACCTGGGAGCAAATTCCGCAAAAGCTGGCGGAATACGTGCTCGGCATCTCCGACACGCCGTGGGTCATCATGCTGATCATTATCGCCTTTCTTCTCGTCGTCGGGATGTTCATGGACTCGACGATCCTGATCCTGCTGCTGACCTCGATTCTCATCCCGGTCGCCAAGCAATTGGATATCGATCTGGTGCACTTCGGGATTGTGATGGTTCTGACGCTGACCATCGGTCTGCTGACTCCTCCGGTGGGGGTGGTCATGTTTATCGTCTGCTCCATCTTCGAATGCTCGATCTGGCAATTTCTCAAGGAATCCTGGTTGTTGCTATTGGCCATCGTGCTGGTGGTGGTCGGGGTCGTCTTCGTTCCGGATTTGGTATTGGTCGTTCCCGACATGATCTTCGGAAAGGAATGAGCGGAACTTGAACTTTTCCAATAAAGCGGTGCTGGTGACAGGAGCCGGAGCGGGTATCGGACGCGCGACAGCCGTGCTGTTCGCCGAGAAGGGAGCGAAAGTGGCGGTAAACGCGCTTACTCCGAATCGCGGGGCGGAAACGCTGGAGCTTGTGCGGAAGGCGGGGGCGGAGGGGATTTTCGTCCAGGGCGACGTCTCCGTCGCGGCCGATGCCGAGCGGATCGTCCGGGAGACTGTGGACGCCTTCGGGCGGATCGACATTCTGGTCAACAATGCGGGAATCGTGTTGCCCGGCCGGGTCGACAACATGTCGGAGGAAGACTTCGACCGAACGATGCGGGTTAATGTCAAAGGCACCTTCCTGATCTCCAAATATGCCGTACGGCAAATGAAAAAACAGGGCGGCGGCGTTATCGTGAACAACGCTTCCGTAGCCGCGTTAAAAGGCCATACCGACCGAAGCGCCTATTCCGCTTCCAAGGGCGCCATCGTATCTTTGACGAAAGCGATGGCGGCGGATTATGTCAAAGACAATATCCGCGTGAATTGCGTCTGTCCGGGCACGACCTATACGCCGGCGATCGAGGATAAGATCAGGACGGCCGACGACCCGGAAGCG
Protein-coding sequences here:
- a CDS encoding TRAP transporter large permease — its product is MVLVIVLFFLFMLMGMPVAFAIGIAGAVFFLQQPTLSFTVPVQLVLTQTQSFVLLAIPMFIFAGNLLNETGITHRLMKLAAVLAGHLRAGLAQVNMVLATMLGGITSSAIGDATMLGRVLGPGMINKGYSRGFAAGVIGCSSLITTMIPPGIGLVLYGSIGEVSIGRLFAAGLVPGLLMTALLMVAVAITARSKGYQPERGHAASLKEIGTTFIDCIWAFLFPILLIVGLRFGLFTPSEAGAFAVVYAIVIGLLVYREFTWKKFVKTLEDTALDIGMIMLLIALSSIFSYGLTWEQIPQKLAEYVLGISDTPWVIMLIIIAFLLVVGMFMDSTILILLLTSILIPVAKQLDIDLVHFGIVMVLTLTIGLLTPPVGVVMFIVCSIFECSIWQFLKESWLLLLAIVLVVVGVVFVPDLVLVVPDMIFGKE
- a CDS encoding SDR family NAD(P)-dependent oxidoreductase; amino-acid sequence: MNFSNKAVLVTGAGAGIGRATAVLFAEKGAKVAVNALTPNRGAETLELVRKAGAEGIFVQGDVSVAADAERIVRETVDAFGRIDILVNNAGIVLPGRVDNMSEEDFDRTMRVNVKGTFLISKYAVRQMKKQGGGVIVNNASVAALKGHTDRSAYSASKGAIVSLTKAMAADYVKDNIRVNCVCPGTTYTPAIEDKIRTADDPEAMSAAFVARQPMGRLGKAEEIAYAILFACCDEAAYMNGSIIPIDGGMTI